GATTGAGAAGTTTTTACCAAAACAGCTTTCTGCAGAAGAATTAGAAACAGAAATTAAAAATATTATTTCTGAAACCGGAGCTGAATCTATCAAAGATTTAGGGAAGGTAATGGGAGCAGCGTCAAAAGCGCTGGCCGGAAAATCTGACGGAAAAAGTATTTCCGAGATGGTTAAAAAGCTCCTTTCATAATGAGATCCGGGCCTCAGGAGTAATCTTGCGCCCGCAGATAAAGATCTCATACCATTCGTTAAGGATATTCAACCTTTGCATATCGATTTGATTAGAAGCCCGGAACTTTTCAGTTCCGGGCTTCGCTTTTTTTGGATATTAAAATTTGTTATTCAGTTTGATTCAAAACTGAAAAAAAGAATAAATTTACTTCATTTTTCAAACAGCATTTAAGTGATTGATTGCTCGAGGGAAAGCCTTAAATGTTTTTTTCATGGTCGTTTGTTTTTCAGAATCATTTCAAATTTAATAAATATATTTCATTATTCCTAATCTTAATTCACATTTTTATGAATATTGTTGAACTATTAACATTTGGTTAATTTTATATGACTAAACCGTTGATAGTTATTATATATTGACTAAACGTAAAGAATTGTGTAACTTTGTACAGATAAAAAAAACAAAATATATGTATCCAACAGATTTAGTAATGCCAATGAAGGCAGAGCTTACAGATAAAGGTTTCCAGGACTTAACAAGCCCTGCTCAGGTAGAAGATGCTTTAAAACAGTCTGGCACAACATTATTAGTGATCAACTCCGTATGCGGATGTGCTGCGGGAGCTGCAAGACCGGGAGTAGTGTATTCTTTAACCGGAGACAAGAAGCCTGATCATTTAACAACTGTTTTTGCAGGATTTGATACTGAGGCAGTAGTTGAAGCAAGAAAACACCTTGCTCCATTCCCTCCAAGTTCTCCATGTGTGGCACTCTTCAAAGACGGAGAATTGGTTCACATGCTGGAAAGACACCACATTGAAGGAAACCCTGCAGGAGCTATTGCAGCAAACCTTCAAGCTGCTTACGACGAGTATTGTTAATAAACAACACCTTAGATATCAAACCGTTACTTATTTTGTAACGGTTTTTTTATTTAATCCCAGAAAAAATTCTCAGAAAATTCAAATATCATTATATTTGTTGGAATGGCAACCAAAGCACTTTTCAATACCGTAGTCAACTGGTTCATCCGTCAAAGGATTGATCAGATACAGAATTTCATGGATCATCCTATTGAAACACAGAAAGGAATCTTATTTTCACAATTGTTTCATGCGGAAGACACAGAATATGGCAAACAGTACGGATTCAACTCTATTTCAAGCTATCAGGACTTTAAAAATAAAGTTCCGATAGTCACTTATGAAGATTTTGAACCTTATATTGAAAGAGCAAGGCAGGGATATAAAGATGTAAGCTGGCCAGGACTTATTAAACATTTTGCCAAGTCATCAGGAACTACTAATGCTAAAAGTAAGTTTATTCCTATTTCAGCAGAAAGCCTCGAGTATTGTCATATGAAAGCCGGAAAGGATATGGTATCCATCTATGCCAACAATCATCCTGAAAATCAGCTTTTCACTAATAAAAATCTCCGCCTGGGAGGAAGTTCAGAACTGTATGCAGATTTCAATACCAAATTTGGGGATCTGTCTGCCATTTTAATTGATAATCTTCCTTTCTGGGTAGAAATTACCACCACCCCGAGTAAAAAGGTTTCCCTGATGTCTGAATGGGAAAGTAAGCTAAAAGCCATCACTTCAGAAGTAAAGAATGAAGATGTGGGAAGCATTCTTGGAGTTCCAAGCTGGATGCTGGTTCTTCTGCAAAGAGTTTTAAAAGAAACCAACGTAGGAAGTATTTCTGAGCTATGGCCGAATTTAGAGGTGTTTTTTCACGGTGGAATCAGTTTCAAGCCCTACAGGGAGCAATACAGACAGATCATTGGAAAAAACATCAATTACTACGAAATTTACAATGCATCTGAAGGGTTCTTCGGTATACAGGACAGATCCAATAGTGATGAAATGCTCCTGATGCTGGATTACGGTATATTCTACGAGTTTATTCCAATGG
This genomic window from Chryseobacterium sp. MEBOG06 contains:
- a CDS encoding BrxA/BrxB family bacilliredoxin; translation: MYPTDLVMPMKAELTDKGFQDLTSPAQVEDALKQSGTTLLVINSVCGCAAGAARPGVVYSLTGDKKPDHLTTVFAGFDTEAVVEARKHLAPFPPSSPCVALFKDGELVHMLERHHIEGNPAGAIAANLQAAYDEYC
- a CDS encoding GH3 auxin-responsive promoter family protein, translated to MATKALFNTVVNWFIRQRIDQIQNFMDHPIETQKGILFSQLFHAEDTEYGKQYGFNSISSYQDFKNKVPIVTYEDFEPYIERARQGYKDVSWPGLIKHFAKSSGTTNAKSKFIPISAESLEYCHMKAGKDMVSIYANNHPENQLFTNKNLRLGGSSELYADFNTKFGDLSAILIDNLPFWVEITTTPSKKVSLMSEWESKLKAITSEVKNEDVGSILGVPSWMLVLLQRVLKETNVGSISELWPNLEVFFHGGISFKPYREQYRQIIGKNINYYEIYNASEGFFGIQDRSNSDEMLLMLDYGIFYEFIPMDQFHHSNPKVVSLEDVETGKNYAMVITTNGGLWRYLIGDTVVFTSTNPFRIKITGRTKHYINAFGEELMITNVESALSKACEATGALVTEFTGAPVFMKENEGGAHEWIFEFSQHPDSLESFVDCFDQHLKTINSDYEAKRYNNMTLRRPIVHIARQNLFYNWLESKGKLGGQNKVPRLSNDREYIDPLLELNKGTVDIEIYKNQNG